The following proteins are encoded in a genomic region of Zea mays cultivar B73 chromosome 9, Zm-B73-REFERENCE-NAM-5.0, whole genome shotgun sequence:
- the LOC103639610 gene encoding WD repeat-containing protein 6 isoform X1 → MAAGGHLRPGSYLGDVSALSLLPSSPHPLLLAGTGSQLLLYEVGAARLVASFRVFDGVRVHGIEPRSGGPGCHSYTLALFGERRVKLFSLGFGVEADGGEARLELEQRLPGFDHWVLDTRFLEVDGLLAIGLSDNSVALWDLSKRALVTRVKSPEKCLLYSMRMWGDSVREFLVASGTILNEILIWKLAPQVLGSSMVCSNEGNTSDVNSPKIMNPDDSQHMAVHLGRLKEHEGSIFRIAWSSDGSKFMSVSDDRSARVWTLSFKSQGFANHTASHDNVEIIPKLTLFGHSARIWDCYVSDSMVITAGEDCTCCIWGMDGKLIKMFKEHIGRGIWRCLFDPSSLLVVTAGFDSAIKVHHLCNSIFHDIVDDKKVSGLNYDSEIFVVSSPSVSGQYGPLDSKSEYVRCLHFAEENVLYVATNNGYLRQAKLSNIEDVRWTKIIQVTEKAPVICMDVLTTYSNLSLNREDIIALGDGRGNVTIVRLTSSSSEPKLDLSFTWSAEKDRQLLGVYWCKALECRFIFSCSHIFTADPRGVLKLWNIRNVLFSSTDIINAPQMFPPVAVFEPSFGARIMCLDASPEEEILIAGDKKGNITAYPFPKILVLHDSGLMQQKMLPCCRFKGAHGISSVTSVHIEDSTSDHIEIHTTGGDGCICFFKYGRIAQKIEFFGMRQVKELGTIQSIYTNLASESQSSSTYAIGFTSADFIIWDLENETKMAQVSCGGWRRPYSYYLGTVPEYQNCFAFVKDHDIHIHRHWAPTHDKKLLAQVLHLQFHGREVHSLCFINPASHSDPENSSDLLIATGCEDGTVRLTGFLTGSSGKWHSSKLLGEHVGGSAVRATCFIPETYTVTYNSCNYSSNGISDGIAVEKDETFLLISVGSKQVLTTWILQPRNAENRQVYSSGLDIDSKQNSRNLENVDSAMSFQWLTTHMPPKLPRNRLKSGHIKQRVEEGNFSVVQPNMDVMDHMENDWRYLSVTAFHLKHPVLSRLTVCFVAVACSDATVVLRALLLPSRLWFDVAFLVPHASPVLVLRHIIINASHYKDDAGDRYLIASGSTDGSITFWNLTETIHGFMQLISETQPHMSIDYQKRPRTGRGSQGGRLRWRSLSYASKKRDGDMSSSDGSNPGSLNTAENSSEASGVENTQIVVHEASDSSKTEMPSSTQSCDIPELRPMHSLSGVHQSGVNCLHISFSTPDKSYCIISGGDDQSVQRFNFRVISSEDCLTTPARLNSHDNDTLKILYQHKVASAHSAAVKGIWTDGTWSFSTGLDQRVRCWKMGLAGQFTEYSHAIISVPEPETLDVFHDRAKRKYHIAVAGRGMQMVEFSPPEDD, encoded by the exons ATGGCCGCCGGCGGCCACCTCCGCCCGGGCTCCTACCTGGGGGACGTATCAGCGCTCTCCTTGCTCCCCTCCTCGCCGCACCCTCTCCTCCTCGCCG GGACTGGATCGCAGCTGCTCTTGTACGAGGTGGGCGCTGCCAGGCTCGTTGCGTCGTTCCGAGTGTTCGACGGGGTGCGCGTCCACGGCATCGAGCCCCGGAGCGGAGGCCCCGGCTGTCACAGCTACACGCTTGCGTTGTTTGGCGAGAGGAGGGTGAAGCTATTCTCCCTCGGATTCGGTGTTGAAGCAGATGGCGGTGAGGCGCGGCTGGAGCTGGAGCAGAGGCTCCCGGGGTTTGACCATTGGGTGCTCGACACTCGTTTCCTTGAG GTCGATGGGCTGCTTGCGATTGGTCTGAGTGACAATTCAGTAGCGCTGTGGGATCTGAGCAAGCGTGCGTTGGTTACCCGAGTGAAGTCTCCAG AGAAGTGCCTTCTGTATTCCATGAGAATGTGGGGAGACTCTGTTAGAGAGTTTCTTGTGGCATCCGGGACCATTTTAAACGAG ATTCTCATATGGAAATTGGCACCGCAAGTTCTGGGATCCTCCATGGTATGCTCCAATGAAGGAAATACTTCTGATGTAAACAGTCCCAAAATTATGAATCCTGATGATAGTCAGCACATGGCAGTTCATCTTGGTAGGCTCAAGGAGCATGAAGGCTCAATATTCCGAATAGCTTGGTCCTCTGATGGATCAAAGTTTATGTCTGTTTCTGATGACCGTAG TGCTCGCGTGTGGACTTTGAGTTTCAAATCACAGGGTTTCGCCAATCATACAGCCAGTCACGACAATGTTGAAATTATACCAAAACTCACACTTTTTGGCCATAGTGCTAGGATATGGGACTGCTATGTTTCTGATTCT ATGGTTATAACTGCTGGTGAGGATTGTACTTGTTGCATTTGGGGAATGGATGGGAAGCTTATCAAGATGTTCAAAGAACACAT TGGACGAGGAATATGGCGATGTTTATTTGACCCAAGCTCACTGCTTGTGGTCACCGCTGGGTTTGATTCAGCAATCAAAGTGCACCATCTATGCAACTCCATTTTTCATGACATAGTGGACGATAAAAAGGTCTCTGGCCTGAACTATGATTCTGAGATCTTTGTAGTATCCTCTCCTTCTGTTTCGGGGCAGTATGGTCCCCTGGATAG CAAAAGCGAGTATGTTCGCTGTCTACACTTTGCAGAAGAAAATGTTCTGTATGTTGCCACAAATAATGGATATCTGCGTCAGGCCAAACTCTCTAACATAGAGGATGTAAGATGGACTAAGATTATTCAGGTCACTGAGAAAGCACCAGTTATCTGCATGGATGTCTTGACAACATACTCAAACCTTTCTTTGAATAGGGAGGACATAATTGCCCTTGGAGATGGACGGGGAAATGTTACTATTGTCCGTTTAACCAGTAGCAGCAGTGAACCTAAACTAGACCTATCTTTTACCTGGTCAGCAGAAAAAGATAGGCAACTACTAGGAGTGTACTGGTGCAAGGCTCTTGAATGTAG ATTTATTTTCTCTTGCAGCCACATTTTCACAGCTGATCCTAGGGGTGTGCTTAAGTTGTGGAACATAAGAAATGTCCTGTTCTCAAGTACTGATATTATCAATGCACCTCAGATGTTTCCACCTGTAGCAGTGTTTGAACCGTCCTTTGGAGCTCGAATTATGTGTCTAGATGCATCTCCTGAAGAGGAG ATCCTTATAGCTGGTGATAAAAAGGGTAACATCACAGCCTATCCTTTCCCTAAAATATTGGTACTGCATGACAGTGGTCTGATGCAACAGAAGATGCTTCCATGTTGTCGCTTTAAAGGAGCTCATGGCATTTCTAGTGTCACGAGTGTTCATATAGAAGACTCCACTTCTGATCATATTGAAATTCACACT ACCGGGGGAGATGGTTGCATTTGCTTTTTCAAGTATGGAAGAATTGCACAAAAGATTGAATTTTTTGGAATGAGGCAAGTAAAAGAACTGGGCACCATTCAATCCATCTACACTAATCTTGCATCTGAGAGCCAATCTAGTAGTACCTACGCAATAGGTTTCACCTCTGCAGATTTTATCATTTGGGACCTTGAGAATGAAACAAAG ATGGCTCAAGTATCCTGTGGTGGCTGGCGGCGCCCTTATTCTTATTATCTTGGGACAGTCCCTGAATATCAGAACTGCTTTGCCTTTGTAAAG GATCATGATATTCACATTCACAGGCACTGGGCACCAACTCATGATAAGAAATTACTCGCTCAAGTTCTCCATTTGCAGTTTCATGGTAGAGAAGTGCACTCGTTGTGTTTCATAAATCCAGCAAGCCATTCAGATCCTGAGAATAGCTCAGATCTGTTGATAGCAACCGGGTGTGAAGATGGAACTGTGCGCCTTACAGG ATTTTTGACTGGTAGTTCTGGAAAATGGCATTCCTCAAAGTTGCTAGGGGAGCATGTAGGCGGGTCAGCTGTGCGAGCTACATGCTTCATACCAGAGACCTACACAGTAACATATAATTCATGTAACTACAGTTCGAACGGTATTTCTGATGGCATTGCTGTTGAAAAAGACGAGACTTTCTTACTCATATCTGTTGGATCAAAGCAAGTCCTCACTACTTGGATTTTGCAACCGAGGAATGCAGAAAACAGACAAGTATATTCAAGTGGCTTAGATATTGACTCCAAGCAAAACTCCAGAAACTTGGAAAACGTTGATTCAGCCATGTCATTTCAATGGCTAACTACCCACATGCCACCAAAGCTTCCTAGGAACAGACTGAAATCTGGCCACATAAAACAGAGGGTTGAGGAAGGAAATTTTTCTGTTGTTCAGCCAAATATGGACGTTATGGATCACATGGAAAATGACTGGCGTTACCTTTCTGTTACAGCATTTCATTTGAAGCATCCGGTTCTCAG CAGGTTGACAGTATGTTTTGTTGCTGTTGCTTGCTCGGATGCAACAGTTGTGCTCCGTGCTCTTCTGTTACCTTCTCGATTGTG GTTTGACGTTGCCTTCTTGGTTCCACATGCATCACCAGTTTTGGTGCTGCGGCATATTATCATCAATGCTAGCCACTATAAAG ATGATGCTGGAGACAGATACCTTATTGCGAGTGGATCAACAGATGGTAGCATCACTTTTTGGAACCTGACAGAGACCATTCATGGCTTCATGCAACTAATATCAGAGACTCAACCACATATGAGTATTGATTATCAAAAGCGTCCCAGGACAGGAAGAGGGAGTCAAGGTGGTCGTCTCCGGTGGAGATCACTGTCATACGCTTCGAAGAAGAGAGATGGAGATATGTCATCCTCTGACGGAAGCAACCCGGGTAGCCTAAACACTGCTGAAAATTCATCTGAAGCTTCTGGTGTGGAAAACACTCAGATTGTAGTGCATGAAGCAAGTGACAGCTCAAAAACTGAGATGCCTTCAAGTACCCAGTCATGTGATATACCTGAATTGAGACCAATGCACTCGTTATCCGGTGTTCACCAGTCAGGCGTTAATTGCCTCCACATATCATTCTCAACACCTGACAAGTCATACTGCATTATAAGTGGTGGAGATGATCAATCTGTTCAGCGCTTCAACTTCAGAGTAATATCTTCGGAGGATTGCTTAACAACCCCAGCAAGGCTAAATTCGCATGACAATGACACACTTAAAATTCTATATCAACATAAGGTAGCATCAGCTCATAGTGCAGCAGTTAAAG GAATCTGGACAGACGGCACTTGGTCGTTCTCTACTGGCCTTGATCAGAGAGTAAGATGCTGGAAGATGGGATTAGCCGGCCAATTCACGGAATACTCCCATGCTATCATTAGCGTGCCCGAGCCTGAAACTCTAGATGTTTTCCATGACCG GGCAAAGAGGAAGTACCACATTGCTGTTGCTGGAAGGGGTATGCAAATGGTCGAGTTCTCACCACCTGAAGATGATTGA
- the LOC103639610 gene encoding WD repeat-containing protein 6 isoform X2: MAAGGHLRPGSYLGDVSALSLLPSSPHPLLLAGTGSQLLLYEVGAARLVASFRVFDGVRVHGIEPRSGGPGCHSYTLALFGERRVKLFSLGFGVEADGGEARLELEQRLPGFDHWVLDTRFLEVDGLLAIGLSDNSVALWDLSKRALVTRVKSPEKCLLYSMRMWGDSVREFLVASGTILNEILIWKLAPQVLGSSMVCSNEGNTSDVNSPKIMNPDDSQHMAVHLGRLKEHEGSIFRIAWSSDGSKFMSVSDDRSARVWTLSFKSQGFANHTASHDNVEIIPKLTLFGHSARIWDCYVSDSMVITAGEDCTCCIWGMDGKLIKMFKEHIGRGIWRCLFDPSSLLVVTAGFDSAIKVHHLCNSIFHDIVDDKKVSGLNYDSEIFVVSSPSVSGQYGPLDSKSEYVRCLHFAEENVLYVATNNGYLRQAKLSNIEDVRWTKIIQVTEKAPVICMDVLTTYSNLSLNREDIIALGDGRGNVTIVRLTSSSSEPKLDLSFTWSAEKDRQLLGVYWCKALECRFIFSCSHIFTADPRGVLKLWNIRNVLFSSTDIINAPQMFPPVAVFEPSFGARIMCLDASPEEEILIAGDKKGNITAYPFPKILVLHDSGLMQQKMLPCCRFKGAHGISSVTSVHIEDSTSDHIEIHTTGGDGCICFFKYGRIAQKIEFFGMRQVKELGTIQSIYTNLASESQSSSTYAIGFTSADFIIWDLENETKMAQVSCGGWRRPYSYYLGTVPEYQNCFAFVKDHDIHIHRHWAPTHDKKLLAQVLHLQFHGREVHSLCFINPASHSDPENSSDLLIATGCEDGTVRLTGFLTGSSGKWHSSKLLGEHVGGSAVRATCFIPETYTVTYNSCNYSSNGISDGIAVEKDETFLLISVGSKQVLTTWILQPRNAENRQVYSSGLDIDSKQNSRNLENVDSAMSFQWLTTHMPPKLPRNRLKSGHIKQRVEEGNFSVVQPNMDVMDHMENDWRYLSVTAFHLKHPVLRLTVCFVAVACSDATVVLRALLLPSRLWFDVAFLVPHASPVLVLRHIIINASHYKDDAGDRYLIASGSTDGSITFWNLTETIHGFMQLISETQPHMSIDYQKRPRTGRGSQGGRLRWRSLSYASKKRDGDMSSSDGSNPGSLNTAENSSEASGVENTQIVVHEASDSSKTEMPSSTQSCDIPELRPMHSLSGVHQSGVNCLHISFSTPDKSYCIISGGDDQSVQRFNFRVISSEDCLTTPARLNSHDNDTLKILYQHKVASAHSAAVKGIWTDGTWSFSTGLDQRVRCWKMGLAGQFTEYSHAIISVPEPETLDVFHDRAKRKYHIAVAGRGMQMVEFSPPEDD; encoded by the exons ATGGCCGCCGGCGGCCACCTCCGCCCGGGCTCCTACCTGGGGGACGTATCAGCGCTCTCCTTGCTCCCCTCCTCGCCGCACCCTCTCCTCCTCGCCG GGACTGGATCGCAGCTGCTCTTGTACGAGGTGGGCGCTGCCAGGCTCGTTGCGTCGTTCCGAGTGTTCGACGGGGTGCGCGTCCACGGCATCGAGCCCCGGAGCGGAGGCCCCGGCTGTCACAGCTACACGCTTGCGTTGTTTGGCGAGAGGAGGGTGAAGCTATTCTCCCTCGGATTCGGTGTTGAAGCAGATGGCGGTGAGGCGCGGCTGGAGCTGGAGCAGAGGCTCCCGGGGTTTGACCATTGGGTGCTCGACACTCGTTTCCTTGAG GTCGATGGGCTGCTTGCGATTGGTCTGAGTGACAATTCAGTAGCGCTGTGGGATCTGAGCAAGCGTGCGTTGGTTACCCGAGTGAAGTCTCCAG AGAAGTGCCTTCTGTATTCCATGAGAATGTGGGGAGACTCTGTTAGAGAGTTTCTTGTGGCATCCGGGACCATTTTAAACGAG ATTCTCATATGGAAATTGGCACCGCAAGTTCTGGGATCCTCCATGGTATGCTCCAATGAAGGAAATACTTCTGATGTAAACAGTCCCAAAATTATGAATCCTGATGATAGTCAGCACATGGCAGTTCATCTTGGTAGGCTCAAGGAGCATGAAGGCTCAATATTCCGAATAGCTTGGTCCTCTGATGGATCAAAGTTTATGTCTGTTTCTGATGACCGTAG TGCTCGCGTGTGGACTTTGAGTTTCAAATCACAGGGTTTCGCCAATCATACAGCCAGTCACGACAATGTTGAAATTATACCAAAACTCACACTTTTTGGCCATAGTGCTAGGATATGGGACTGCTATGTTTCTGATTCT ATGGTTATAACTGCTGGTGAGGATTGTACTTGTTGCATTTGGGGAATGGATGGGAAGCTTATCAAGATGTTCAAAGAACACAT TGGACGAGGAATATGGCGATGTTTATTTGACCCAAGCTCACTGCTTGTGGTCACCGCTGGGTTTGATTCAGCAATCAAAGTGCACCATCTATGCAACTCCATTTTTCATGACATAGTGGACGATAAAAAGGTCTCTGGCCTGAACTATGATTCTGAGATCTTTGTAGTATCCTCTCCTTCTGTTTCGGGGCAGTATGGTCCCCTGGATAG CAAAAGCGAGTATGTTCGCTGTCTACACTTTGCAGAAGAAAATGTTCTGTATGTTGCCACAAATAATGGATATCTGCGTCAGGCCAAACTCTCTAACATAGAGGATGTAAGATGGACTAAGATTATTCAGGTCACTGAGAAAGCACCAGTTATCTGCATGGATGTCTTGACAACATACTCAAACCTTTCTTTGAATAGGGAGGACATAATTGCCCTTGGAGATGGACGGGGAAATGTTACTATTGTCCGTTTAACCAGTAGCAGCAGTGAACCTAAACTAGACCTATCTTTTACCTGGTCAGCAGAAAAAGATAGGCAACTACTAGGAGTGTACTGGTGCAAGGCTCTTGAATGTAG ATTTATTTTCTCTTGCAGCCACATTTTCACAGCTGATCCTAGGGGTGTGCTTAAGTTGTGGAACATAAGAAATGTCCTGTTCTCAAGTACTGATATTATCAATGCACCTCAGATGTTTCCACCTGTAGCAGTGTTTGAACCGTCCTTTGGAGCTCGAATTATGTGTCTAGATGCATCTCCTGAAGAGGAG ATCCTTATAGCTGGTGATAAAAAGGGTAACATCACAGCCTATCCTTTCCCTAAAATATTGGTACTGCATGACAGTGGTCTGATGCAACAGAAGATGCTTCCATGTTGTCGCTTTAAAGGAGCTCATGGCATTTCTAGTGTCACGAGTGTTCATATAGAAGACTCCACTTCTGATCATATTGAAATTCACACT ACCGGGGGAGATGGTTGCATTTGCTTTTTCAAGTATGGAAGAATTGCACAAAAGATTGAATTTTTTGGAATGAGGCAAGTAAAAGAACTGGGCACCATTCAATCCATCTACACTAATCTTGCATCTGAGAGCCAATCTAGTAGTACCTACGCAATAGGTTTCACCTCTGCAGATTTTATCATTTGGGACCTTGAGAATGAAACAAAG ATGGCTCAAGTATCCTGTGGTGGCTGGCGGCGCCCTTATTCTTATTATCTTGGGACAGTCCCTGAATATCAGAACTGCTTTGCCTTTGTAAAG GATCATGATATTCACATTCACAGGCACTGGGCACCAACTCATGATAAGAAATTACTCGCTCAAGTTCTCCATTTGCAGTTTCATGGTAGAGAAGTGCACTCGTTGTGTTTCATAAATCCAGCAAGCCATTCAGATCCTGAGAATAGCTCAGATCTGTTGATAGCAACCGGGTGTGAAGATGGAACTGTGCGCCTTACAGG ATTTTTGACTGGTAGTTCTGGAAAATGGCATTCCTCAAAGTTGCTAGGGGAGCATGTAGGCGGGTCAGCTGTGCGAGCTACATGCTTCATACCAGAGACCTACACAGTAACATATAATTCATGTAACTACAGTTCGAACGGTATTTCTGATGGCATTGCTGTTGAAAAAGACGAGACTTTCTTACTCATATCTGTTGGATCAAAGCAAGTCCTCACTACTTGGATTTTGCAACCGAGGAATGCAGAAAACAGACAAGTATATTCAAGTGGCTTAGATATTGACTCCAAGCAAAACTCCAGAAACTTGGAAAACGTTGATTCAGCCATGTCATTTCAATGGCTAACTACCCACATGCCACCAAAGCTTCCTAGGAACAGACTGAAATCTGGCCACATAAAACAGAGGGTTGAGGAAGGAAATTTTTCTGTTGTTCAGCCAAATATGGACGTTATGGATCACATGGAAAATGACTGGCGTTACCTTTCTGTTACAGCATTTCATTTGAAGCATCCGGTTCTCAG GTTGACAGTATGTTTTGTTGCTGTTGCTTGCTCGGATGCAACAGTTGTGCTCCGTGCTCTTCTGTTACCTTCTCGATTGTG GTTTGACGTTGCCTTCTTGGTTCCACATGCATCACCAGTTTTGGTGCTGCGGCATATTATCATCAATGCTAGCCACTATAAAG ATGATGCTGGAGACAGATACCTTATTGCGAGTGGATCAACAGATGGTAGCATCACTTTTTGGAACCTGACAGAGACCATTCATGGCTTCATGCAACTAATATCAGAGACTCAACCACATATGAGTATTGATTATCAAAAGCGTCCCAGGACAGGAAGAGGGAGTCAAGGTGGTCGTCTCCGGTGGAGATCACTGTCATACGCTTCGAAGAAGAGAGATGGAGATATGTCATCCTCTGACGGAAGCAACCCGGGTAGCCTAAACACTGCTGAAAATTCATCTGAAGCTTCTGGTGTGGAAAACACTCAGATTGTAGTGCATGAAGCAAGTGACAGCTCAAAAACTGAGATGCCTTCAAGTACCCAGTCATGTGATATACCTGAATTGAGACCAATGCACTCGTTATCCGGTGTTCACCAGTCAGGCGTTAATTGCCTCCACATATCATTCTCAACACCTGACAAGTCATACTGCATTATAAGTGGTGGAGATGATCAATCTGTTCAGCGCTTCAACTTCAGAGTAATATCTTCGGAGGATTGCTTAACAACCCCAGCAAGGCTAAATTCGCATGACAATGACACACTTAAAATTCTATATCAACATAAGGTAGCATCAGCTCATAGTGCAGCAGTTAAAG GAATCTGGACAGACGGCACTTGGTCGTTCTCTACTGGCCTTGATCAGAGAGTAAGATGCTGGAAGATGGGATTAGCCGGCCAATTCACGGAATACTCCCATGCTATCATTAGCGTGCCCGAGCCTGAAACTCTAGATGTTTTCCATGACCG GGCAAAGAGGAAGTACCACATTGCTGTTGCTGGAAGGGGTATGCAAATGGTCGAGTTCTCACCACCTGAAGATGATTGA